The Bacillus sp. 2205SS5-2 genome segment ATTGGGACGTTTCTAGGATTACTAATGGGAATTGGAAGAATGTCCGTAAAACTTATCGTTCGACTTCCATTCATTTGGTATATTAATTTTTTTAGAGGAACTCCTTTATTTGTACAAATACTATTAATTCACTTTGGTGTTATGCCCATTTTTCTTTCAGATAGTAATACGATTCTTTCCCTCCTAGTAGCATTGTCCTTAAATGCAACTGCGTACATAGCAGAAATATTTAGAGCGGGGATTCAATCCATTGATAAAGGTCAAATGGAGGCAGCCCGTTCTTTAGGGATGAACCATGTTCAAGCAATGCGCCACGTTATCTTACCTCAGGCTTTTAAACGTATGATACCACCACTAGGCAATGAATTTGTTGTGTTAATTAAAGAATCTTCACTAGGGGCAGTTATTGCAGCACCAGAGCTAATGTATTGGGGAAGAGCTGCTCAAGGTCAGTACTTCAGAGTTTGGGAACCGTATATTTCGGTCGCGTTTATTTACCTCATTCTGACTCTATCACTAACATATTTACTTAACTACATGGAGAGGAGACTGAATACAGAATGATAAAAGTGCAAAATTTAAAGAAGTCTTTTGGAGAGCTTGAAGTTTTGAAGGAAATTAGTGCAGAAATTAAATCACAAGAGGTTGTCGTTGTCATTGGTCCCTCGGGCTCAGGGAAATCAACCTTTCTCCGCTGTTTAAATCTACTAGAAAGTATTACGGGCGGACATGTTTATATTAAAGATCGTGATATTACAGATAAAAACACAAATATAAATAAAATCAGAACCGATGTTGGGATGGTATTCCAACAGTTTAACTTATTTCCTCATAAATCTGTCATTGAAAATATTATGCTTTCTCCTGTTCAAGTGAGAAAAATTTCGAAAGAAGAAGCACGTAAAAATGGAATGGAATTGCTTGA includes the following:
- a CDS encoding amino acid ABC transporter ATP-binding protein — translated: MIKVQNLKKSFGELEVLKEISAEIKSQEVVVVIGPSGSGKSTFLRCLNLLESITGGHVYIKDRDITDKNTNINKIRTDVGMVFQQFNLFPHKSVIENIMLSPVQVRKISKEEARKNGMELLDKVGLREKADVYPDSLSGGQKQRVAIARALAMEPEIMLFDEPTSALDPEMVGEVLEVMKQLALEGMTMIVVTHEMGFAREVGDRVIFMDGGYIVEENIPEELFGNPQHERTKSFLSKVL
- a CDS encoding amino acid ABC transporter permease, which translates into the protein MFRWDIVVEYLPFLLKGALVTIGVSVGGILIGTFLGLLMGIGRMSVKLIVRLPFIWYINFFRGTPLFVQILLIHFGVMPIFLSDSNTILSLLVALSLNATAYIAEIFRAGIQSIDKGQMEAARSLGMNHVQAMRHVILPQAFKRMIPPLGNEFVVLIKESSLGAVIAAPELMYWGRAAQGQYFRVWEPYISVAFIYLILTLSLTYLLNYMERRLNTE